A window of Scophthalmus maximus strain ysfricsl-2021 chromosome 10, ASM2237912v1, whole genome shotgun sequence contains these coding sequences:
- the LOC118284694 gene encoding protein piccolo isoform X9, with amino-acid sequence MQRLREPRLREPRLREPELREPELREPELREPELREPRLREPRLREPELREPRLREPRLREPRLREPRLREPRLREPRLREPRLREPELREPRLREPELREPRLREPIGTQTNEDTSPTDLDVVMQHPETQNSPRFHDVLMLCCDLCPNVEIKNTLKCAAKGGSAVGTMATVGGLLLGPPGLLVGGVVGSFAAYWWTKGDFKPVHQIIMELSPSERQQLYDDVIGALENLEWEDCDQLYALVRSNPVLMKAVQVAISGISQLR; translated from the exons ATGCAACGCCTCAGGGAACCCAGGCTGAGGGAACCCAGGCTGAGGGAACCCGAGCTGAGGGAACCCGAGCTGAGGGAACCCGAGCTGAGGGAACCCGAGCTGAGGGAACCCAGGCTGAGGGAACCCAGGCTGAGGGAACCCGAGCTGAGGGAACCCAGGCTGAGGGAACCCAGGCTGAGGGAACCCAGGCTGAGGGAACCCAGGCTGAGGGAACCCAGGCTGAGGGAACCCAGGCTGAGGGAACCCAGGCTGAGGGAACCCGAGCTGAGGGAACCCAGGCTGAGGGAACCCGAGCTGAGGGAACCCAGGCTGAGGGAACCCATCGG GACCCAGACGAATGAGGACACGTCTCCCACCGACCTTGATGTGGTTATGCAGCACCCAGAAACGCAG AATTCTCCTCGATTCCATGATGTGCTGATGCTGTGCTGCGACCTGTGCCCCAATGTGGAAATCAAGAACACACTGAAATGTGCAGCGAAGGGAGGATCGGCAGTTGGAACAATGGCCACTGTTGGAGGGTTACTCCTGGGTCCTCCCGGTCTCCTTGTGG GTGGTGTCGTCGGAAGCTTCGCTGCCTACTGGTGGACCAAGGGAGACTTCAAACCTGTGCATCAGATCATAATGGAGCTCAGTCCTTCAGAGAGGCAGCAGCTTTACGATGATGTCATTGGTGCCCTGGAAAACCTTGAGTGGGAAGATTGTGATCAGCTATATGCTCTGGTGAGGAGCAATCCCGTCCTGATGAAGGCTGTGCAAGTCGCAATATCAGGAATCTCTCAGCTGAGGTGA